The following proteins are co-located in the Acidicapsa acidisoli genome:
- a CDS encoding Maf family protein, with the protein MLILASASPRRRELLNQAGFEFQVHPAHIPEELHLNEDPIAYVTRLAREKAEAVYAKLAEPTAIVLGADTTVTLDNHILGKPENPEDAARMLRLLSGRTHRVITGVALVSATQTQVAAEVTAVQFLTLSEQEIADYIATSEPNDKAGAYAIQGRAARWIPRIEGCYFNVVGLPISLVSTLLQSI; encoded by the coding sequence ATGCTGATCCTCGCCTCAGCCTCACCCCGCCGCCGCGAACTCCTGAACCAGGCCGGTTTCGAATTCCAAGTCCATCCCGCCCACATCCCCGAAGAACTTCACCTCAACGAAGACCCCATTGCCTACGTAACCCGTCTGGCCCGTGAAAAGGCCGAAGCCGTCTACGCCAAACTCGCCGAACCAACCGCTATCGTCCTCGGCGCTGACACCACCGTCACACTCGACAACCACATCCTCGGCAAACCCGAAAACCCGGAAGACGCCGCCCGCATGTTGCGACTCCTCTCCGGCCGCACCCACCGCGTCATTACGGGCGTAGCCCTCGTCTCTGCAACTCAAACCCAGGTAGCCGCCGAAGTCACCGCAGTCCAGTTCCTCACTCTCTCCGAACAGGAAATTGCCGACTACATCGCCACCAGCGAGCCCAACGACAAAGCCGGAGCCTACGCCATCCAGGGCCGAGCCGCCCGCTGGATCCCCCGCATCGAAGGCTGCTACTTCAATGTAGTCGGCCTGCCGATCTCGCTCGTCTCCACCCTCCTCCAATCCATATAA
- a CDS encoding molybdopterin-dependent oxidoreductase has protein sequence MSQDSTSQDSTRLVRPTLDAEIALRTRRSLLTGAVTLAAAAIGLRLWNRGPKIGGMYRPLRSAFNFNSAVSGKILGKTALAPTYPATSAVKRPFPNGPLGLRMDLDPASWRLQLTGLHQPQNHPAFVADVASWQYRYQPSFTQQASKADSAFDDQPLDLTGNMTEDNVKLSTIGPGPAKNGQNANPQPPPPRPSGPGLLLTMTDLKCLPFVEQTTEFKCVEGWSQIVTYGGVRFRDFFEAYLPLCNADGSLPRYAALATPDGTYYSGFELADLLHPQTLLCYQMSRQDLTPAHGAPLRLAMPLKYGYKQIKQIASITYSNTKPADYWGSHSYDWDGGL, from the coding sequence ATGAGCCAAGATTCAACGAGCCAAGATTCGACGAGATTAGTCCGGCCCACCCTCGACGCCGAAATCGCCCTCCGCACCCGCCGCAGCCTCCTCACTGGCGCCGTCACCCTGGCCGCAGCCGCCATTGGCCTGCGCCTATGGAACCGCGGACCCAAGATCGGTGGCATGTACCGGCCTCTCCGCTCCGCCTTTAACTTCAACAGCGCCGTTTCCGGAAAAATCCTCGGCAAAACCGCCCTAGCCCCTACGTATCCAGCGACCAGCGCCGTAAAAAGGCCATTCCCCAACGGCCCGCTCGGCCTCCGCATGGATCTCGATCCAGCAAGCTGGCGACTCCAGCTCACCGGCCTCCACCAACCCCAGAATCACCCTGCCTTCGTCGCCGACGTGGCCTCATGGCAGTACCGCTACCAGCCATCCTTCACCCAACAAGCCAGCAAAGCAGACAGCGCCTTCGACGATCAACCTCTCGACCTGACCGGAAACATGACTGAAGACAACGTCAAACTCTCCACCATCGGCCCCGGCCCCGCCAAAAACGGCCAGAACGCCAACCCCCAGCCACCACCCCCGCGCCCATCCGGCCCCGGTCTGCTCCTCACCATGACAGACCTAAAGTGCCTTCCCTTCGTCGAACAAACCACCGAATTCAAATGCGTCGAAGGCTGGAGCCAGATCGTCACTTACGGCGGCGTCCGCTTCCGCGACTTCTTCGAGGCCTATCTGCCCCTCTGCAACGCCGACGGATCACTGCCGCGCTACGCCGCCCTGGCCACCCCCGATGGCACGTACTACAGCGGATTCGAACTCGCAGACTTGCTCCATCCTCAAACCCTTCTCTGCTACCAAATGAGCCGGCAAGATCTCACCCCGGCCCACGGCGCGCCCCTTCGCCTCGCCATGCCCCTCAAATACGGCTACAAACAGATCAAACAGATCGCCAGCATCACCTACTCCAACACCAAACCCGCCGACTACTGGGGCAGCCACTCCTACGACTGGGACGGCGGCCTCTAA
- a CDS encoding cytochrome b/b6 domain-containing protein, translating to MPEPTSQLPTKPFLIPAPPALRLIKKHPTATRWMHWLNFPLLFLMIYSGLMIYWADSIPGQGGKHQVYRIGFGSFTLFRLFPDKFYSLLRIPHHFPQGLGLHALGMWFFTVNGIAYFLFLAISGQWRHILPDRKAFTQLAATIRAELTGRHLPHSGMKYNPAQRLAYTMVMLMGAGSVLTGAAIWKPTSLHLITTLCGGYQTARWLHFWLTIGFCLFFVAHVVHVFRAGWNNLRSMITGFEITRNQITSAEDVPIPAQRLIK from the coding sequence CGACGTCTCAGTTGCCGACCAAGCCGTTCCTCATCCCCGCACCGCCGGCCCTGCGCCTGATTAAGAAGCACCCTACGGCGACCCGCTGGATGCACTGGCTCAACTTCCCTTTGCTCTTCCTCATGATCTACAGCGGACTCATGATCTACTGGGCTGACTCCATCCCGGGCCAGGGCGGCAAGCATCAGGTCTACCGCATCGGCTTCGGCTCCTTCACTCTCTTCCGCCTCTTTCCGGACAAGTTCTACAGCCTCCTTCGCATCCCCCATCACTTTCCCCAGGGCCTCGGACTGCACGCCCTCGGCATGTGGTTCTTCACCGTCAACGGCATTGCGTACTTCCTTTTTCTAGCCATTTCCGGCCAATGGCGTCATATTCTCCCCGACCGCAAAGCGTTCACCCAGCTCGCCGCCACCATCCGCGCAGAGCTAACCGGCCGCCACCTGCCTCACTCCGGCATGAAGTACAACCCCGCCCAGCGGCTCGCTTACACCATGGTTATGCTCATGGGCGCGGGTTCCGTCCTCACTGGCGCAGCCATCTGGAAACCCACCTCCCTGCACCTCATCACAACCCTATGCGGCGGATACCAGACCGCCCGCTGGCTTCACTTCTGGCTCACCATCGGCTTCTGCCTCTTCTTCGTTGCCCATGTCGTTCACGTCTTTCGCGCTGGCTGGAACAATCTGCGCTCCATGATTACCGGATTCGAAATCACCAGAAACCAAATCACTTCCGCCGAAGACGTTCCCATCCCCGCGCAGAGGCTTATCAAATGA